Below is a window of Pseudomonas monteilii DNA.
GGCAACGTCGACGAGCACGAGATGCACCGCGTGCTCAACTGCGGCGTCGGCATGGTCATCTGCGTGGCCCAGGACCAGGTGGACAGCGCCCTGAACGTGCTCACCGAAGCCGGCGAGCAGCCGTGGGTCATCGGTCACATCGCCCAGGCACCGGCCGGTGCCGCCCAGGTCGAGCTGCAGAACCTCAAGGCACACTGATGCCGAGCGAGTCCTGCAATGTCGTGGTCCTGCTGTCCGGTAGCGGCAGCAACCTGCAAGCCCTGATCGACAGCACGCGCGCAGCACCGGGCCCGGCCCGGATCTGCGCGGTGATCGCCAACCGCGCCGATGCCTATGGCCTGCAGCGCGCCCAGGCGGCCGGGATCCCCACTGCCGTGCTCGAACACCCCGGTTTCGAAGGTCGCGAAGCCTTCGACGCCGCCCTGGCCGAGCTGATCGACGGGTTCTCGCCGGACCTGGTGGTGCTGGCAGGCTTCATGCGCATCCTCAGTGCCGGCTTCGTCCGGCACTACCAGGGCCGCCTGCTGAACATCCACCCGTCCCTGCTTCCGAAGTACAAGGGCCTGCACACGCATCGCCGTGCGCTGGAGGCCGGGGATGCCGAGCATGGCTGCAGCGTGCACTTCGTGACCGAGGAACTCGATGGCGGCCCCTTGGTCGTACAGGCTGTGCTGCCGGTCGAGCCGGACGATACCGTCGAGTCGCTCGCCCAGCGCGTGCACCACCACGAACACCAGATCTACCCGCTGGCGGTACGCTGGT
It encodes the following:
- a CDS encoding phosphoribosylglycinamide formyltransferase, with product MPSESCNVVVLLSGSGSNLQALIDSTRAAPGPARICAVIANRADAYGLQRAQAAGIPTAVLEHPGFEGREAFDAALAELIDGFSPDLVVLAGFMRILSAGFVRHYQGRLLNIHPSLLPKYKGLHTHRRALEAGDAEHGCSVHFVTEELDGGPLVVQAVLPVEPDDTVESLAQRVHHHEHQIYPLAVRWFAEGRLRLGAEGALLDAQPLPACGHLIRS